The following nucleotide sequence is from Treponema pectinovorum.
TATGAAAAAAGTTTTAGTTTTTGCAGGAGCGGCTTTGATTGCACTTTGCACTATTGGCTGTTCTAAAAAGGCAGAAAAAGGCGAATTTACGATTGAAAAGGGTTTATTTAAGGTTGGTATGGAAATTGGTTACCCGCCTCTTGAATATTACGATGTAGACGGAAAAACTCCGATGGGCTTTGATGTTGAACTTTCAAAACTTTTAGCTAAGAAAATGGGCTTAGAAGCGGAAGTTATAGACACTGCTTGGGATGGAATTTTTGCGGGGCTAGAGACCAATAAATACGATGCTGTAATCGCAGGGGCAACTATAACAGACGAGCGCAAGAATTCTATGGATTTTTCTGTGCCCTATGTTGGAAACGGTCAAGCATTGATTTTAAAGAAAGATTCTAAATTGGCGGTTTCAAAACCAGAAGATTTAACTGGCTTAAAAGTTGCTTATCAGGCAGAAACAACTTCTGACTTTTTTATGGAAAAACTCGCAGCAAAAGGCTTAAAATTTGAACCTTGCGAATTTGATAAAGTTTTAAATGCATACGATGAGTTGGCTTTTGGCAGATGCGATGTTGTTATTTCTGACGCCCTTGTAAGTGCTGCATATCTTGGTCCAGATTCAAAATTTAAATGTGTTTGGGTTGGGGAAGCTGACGACTTTTTTGGAGTTGCAGTAAAAAAAGGAAATAAAGTTCTTGTTGATAAAGTAAATCAGGCTTTAAAAGAACTTGCAGCTGACGGTACTCTTTCTGAACTTTCTAAGAAAATTTTTGGAGCGGATCTTATCGCAGTAAAATAAATCAATTTCGATTATAAAGATTTGCGTTTTTGGTTTTTGGTAACTTTTTTAACTTATATTTCTAATCTGCCATATTTTGTGGTGGATTAGAATAGAAAAGGCACTTTTAAAATCATTTTTGTGTTTTTAAAATTGTTTTAGATATAATTGGAGATTTTTTGATGGACGCTGCCTTTACTAAAATTATAGGTTGGATTCCTGCACTTTTGAACGGTGCTAAAATTACTATTTTGCTAACTTTGGCAGCGGTTTCTGCTGGAACAGTTTGTGGCTTGCTCTTGGCTTTGGGAAAAATTTCCAAAAAGAAAATTTTGAATAAGTTTTGCAGTGCTTACATTTTTTTCTTTCGTGGAACTCCGCTTTTAATGCAACTTTATTTTTTATATTTTGGACTTCCAAAACTTTTTCCAGCCCTTACCTTAAGGAATAAATTCCTTGCGGCTTTTATCGCTTTTGCTTTAAACAGTGCAGCCTACATGGCAGAATACATTCGCGCTGCAATCCAGTCAATTGACAAAGGTCAATACGAAGCGAGCAAAGTTTTGGGATTTAATTATTTTCAGACAATGGCACTTGTCATAGTCCCTCAATCAATAAGGCGGCTTATTCCTTCTATTGGGAACGAATTTATAATGGTTTTAAAAGACGCATCTTTGGTTTCTTTGATTGCTTTGGAAGATATAACAAAGATAACGCGAAGTATCGCTTCAAGTTCTGGAAACGAGCTTGTTTATCTTCCTGCTATGATTTTGTATCTCATAATAACCGCAGTTTTCTCTGTAGTCTTCAACAAAACTGAGAAAAAATTCAGCACTTACGAATAATAAGAATTGAATAAACTTTTTGATAAAAGGACATAAAAATGAGCATGATAAAAACTGAAAATATATGCACAAATTTTGGAAGTTTAGAAGTTCTAAAAAACGTAAGTCTTGAAATTGCTCCAAAAGAAGTTGTTTGCATCATAGGCCCATCTGGTGCCGGAAAATCTACATATCTTCGCACTCTAAATCATCTTGAACACATTGATAACGGCAAACTTTTTGTTGGCGACCAGCTTTTAGATGAATTTGAAAACGGCGTTTGTAAGTTCAAAATGCACAAAAAAGAACGAAGTAAGGTTTTGCTCGAAATGGGAATGGTTTTTCAGAGGTTTAATCTTTTTCCGCATAAGACCGTTTTGGAAAATGTGATGCTTGCGCCTATTCACGTTGCAAAAACCGATAAAGAGGCAGCAAGACAAAAAGCCTTAAAACTTCTTGCAATGGTTGGGCTTGAGTCTAAAGCGGAGGAATACCCTAGTAGACTTTCTGGTGGTCAACAACAGAGAGTTGCCATTGCCAGAGCTCTTGCTATGGAACCTAAAATGATGCTTTTTGATGAACCAACTAGTGCGTTGGATCCCGAACTTGTAGGCGAAGTCCTTTCTGTAATGAAAAAACTTGCAGAAGATGGAATGACTATGATTGTTGTAACGCATGAAATGGGGTTTGCTCGTGAAGTTGCAGACAGGGTTGTTTTTATGGAAGACGGAAAAGTTGCGGAGGTTGGAACTCCAGAAGAAATTTTTAACAATCCAAAATCTGAACGCCTTCGACAGTTTTTAAAATCTGTGCTATAAGCCTTGTGTTTTGCAGGCAAAATATTTGCTTTTTCTAAAACTTAGGGAAAGGTTTGCCTTCTTCAAAATCAAAAATTGTCTTTTCTACAATGAATCTGCTGTATTCGCGCTTCCATATAAGGTGAGCGTCGCTTTGGTCAAATTCTTCTAAAGAATTTTTATCCATATCGATTTCTATCATAATATCTGCACGGTTGTCGCGGTTTATACATCGCTTAAAAATCTTTACATAGTGAACGCCG
It contains:
- a CDS encoding amino acid ABC transporter ATP-binding protein, translated to MIKTENICTNFGSLEVLKNVSLEIAPKEVVCIIGPSGAGKSTYLRTLNHLEHIDNGKLFVGDQLLDEFENGVCKFKMHKKERSKVLLEMGMVFQRFNLFPHKTVLENVMLAPIHVAKTDKEAARQKALKLLAMVGLESKAEEYPSRLSGGQQQRVAIARALAMEPKMMLFDEPTSALDPELVGEVLSVMKKLAEDGMTMIVVTHEMGFAREVADRVVFMEDGKVAEVGTPEEIFNNPKSERLRQFLKSVL
- a CDS encoding amino acid ABC transporter permease gives rise to the protein MDAAFTKIIGWIPALLNGAKITILLTLAAVSAGTVCGLLLALGKISKKKILNKFCSAYIFFFRGTPLLMQLYFLYFGLPKLFPALTLRNKFLAAFIAFALNSAAYMAEYIRAAIQSIDKGQYEASKVLGFNYFQTMALVIVPQSIRRLIPSIGNEFIMVLKDASLVSLIALEDITKITRSIASSSGNELVYLPAMILYLIITAVFSVVFNKTEKKFSTYE
- a CDS encoding transporter substrate-binding domain-containing protein, with protein sequence MKKVLVFAGAALIALCTIGCSKKAEKGEFTIEKGLFKVGMEIGYPPLEYYDVDGKTPMGFDVELSKLLAKKMGLEAEVIDTAWDGIFAGLETNKYDAVIAGATITDERKNSMDFSVPYVGNGQALILKKDSKLAVSKPEDLTGLKVAYQAETTSDFFMEKLAAKGLKFEPCEFDKVLNAYDELAFGRCDVVISDALVSAAYLGPDSKFKCVWVGEADDFFGVAVKKGNKVLVDKVNQALKELAADGTLSELSKKIFGADLIAVK